A stretch of the Sphingobacterium thalpophilum genome encodes the following:
- a CDS encoding TlpA family protein disulfide reductase has protein sequence MHILIGHPSRSIFLMAWAIFSVFPSVAQLKNQVRVSINFHEIDKDRLSVDFDDGVVLEPVDLSGVDSVLVINKPVYTPYPTIRLTYDRKSGLDYFINSDGATLNLFYDANRTDTPFYSVANPNFTAIYDSITNEMYRDLRRGQQAELNKLNDLFKKHGHEIGSNDSIKYELTTLIKTINAKSMDFMTSYADHFFSFYYFKSQVLGLTNMIVPDPEYYKSLLIYYEKTFPQKFRFTGEGKQITATLQKKISLVHLGENMPMPEVYFKDSHGDTIRYKNQKERFVLLDFWASWCGPCIQQIPDIKILREQFTEESLNIVSISIDTDSTRYENCKKEHKLDWVHSLDRGGTRSASLGISSIPTVLLLDPDGKIVYYKNGGKLDIEKIGAIVRKKQRKN, from the coding sequence ATGCATATTTTAATCGGCCACCCTTCTCGCTCGATATTTTTGATGGCCTGGGCAATTTTTTCAGTTTTTCCCAGTGTTGCGCAGCTAAAGAATCAAGTTCGTGTCAGCATTAATTTCCATGAGATTGATAAAGATAGATTGAGTGTAGATTTCGACGATGGGGTCGTATTGGAGCCCGTCGATTTAAGCGGGGTGGATTCTGTTCTCGTGATCAATAAACCGGTGTATACCCCATACCCGACCATAAGACTCACTTATGACCGCAAATCCGGTCTAGATTATTTTATAAATAGCGACGGCGCAACTTTGAATCTTTTCTATGATGCGAACAGAACAGACACTCCGTTTTATTCGGTTGCTAATCCAAATTTTACTGCTATCTATGATTCCATTACCAACGAGATGTATCGTGACCTGAGGCGGGGGCAACAAGCCGAACTGAATAAGCTAAACGATCTGTTTAAAAAGCATGGTCATGAGATAGGAAGTAACGACTCCATTAAATATGAACTTACCACTCTGATCAAAACAATAAATGCGAAATCCATGGATTTCATGACATCCTATGCGGATCATTTTTTCTCCTTTTATTATTTTAAGAGTCAGGTGCTTGGACTGACAAATATGATCGTCCCCGATCCCGAATATTATAAATCCTTATTAATATATTACGAAAAAACGTTTCCGCAAAAATTCAGATTTACGGGTGAAGGAAAACAGATCACTGCAACATTACAGAAAAAAATAAGTCTCGTACATTTAGGCGAGAACATGCCTATGCCGGAGGTGTACTTCAAAGACAGTCACGGGGATACAATTCGATATAAGAATCAAAAAGAGCGCTTTGTCTTACTTGATTTTTGGGCAAGCTGGTGTGGTCCGTGTATACAACAAATCCCTGATATAAAGATATTAAGGGAGCAATTTACGGAGGAAAGCCTGAACATAGTAAGTATTTCTATTGATACAGATTCAACACGTTATGAAAATTGTAAAAAAGAACATAAATTAGATTGGGTACATTCCCTGGACAGGGGCGGCACACGGAGTGCCTCACTGGGAATCAGCAGTATA